GCGGGGGATGCCGTCAGACACAACATGAACGCCAGCACTCCACCCGACAGCAGGCTTCGCATCTTCATCTTCAGCAATCCTTTCCAAGGAAACAGCCGCCATTGCCGGTGCGATCCAGATAGCCCAGACCGTAATGGGGCGTGGTGATGCCAATCATCGCACCGGGCGTCGTGTTCCACAGGTTGCCCAGGGCCGCGGGCTTCATGAAGTACTGCATGAAGTTGGTCTCCTCACCCGCCGCGCTCATCCAGAAGGTGTTCTCACGCTGCATCAGCACCAGGGGCGGCAGCGGATTCATGAAGAGAGCGTCCATGGCCAGGAAGCTGGCGTAGGTCGGGATGGGCAGCGTGGTGGGCTCGTAGACGCCCTTTGTGACGACGTAGAAGGCAGCGTTGGTGCAGGGAACCGCCATGTCCTGGAACAGCAAGCAGGTCGTGGTCTCCTCCTCGCTCGCCAGGCCCCAGTCATCCACCAGCATGGAGAAGCGGCCCTGGCAGCTGCCTCCCACCGCCCGGCCAATGCCACACACCTGGATGGCGGCGTTGGCTGCGTCCAGGTGCTGCTCGTTGTACAGGCCGGTCTCCGGCGTCTGGTCCAGGAACCGGCTGGGGATGTTCCAGGCGCTCAAGGTCGCCTGCGAGGTGCACGCCGAGCCGCCCTGGTCGCGGAACAACAGCCGGGTCAACACCGGGCCATTCCAGCCGAGCCCTCCGTTCCGCCCGCAGCTCACGCGCAGGTCCGAACCCCGCGTGAAGACCTGGGTGATGGTGTCACCGCGGTTCACGGACGACAGGCCGTTGAAATCCGCGTAGCGCGCCTGGGCGTCCTCCCCG
This DNA window, taken from Corallococcus coralloides DSM 2259, encodes the following:
- a CDS encoding TadE/TadG family type IV pilus assembly protein, producing MHRHLRRHPRQARGQSIVEAALGVTLFITILVFGIHFAEVGFLSLKVQEAAVSALWNGTHGRMHSLLISDFDPAEDSMRQGGEDAQARYADFNGLSSVNRGDTITQVFTRGSDLRVSCGRNGGLGWNGPVLTRLLFRDQGGSACTSQATLSAWNIPSRFLDQTPETGLYNEQHLDAANAAIQVCGIGRAVGGSCQGRFSMLVDDWGLASEEETTTCLLFQDMAVPCTNAAFYVVTKGVYEPTTLPIPTYASFLAMDALFMNPLPPLVLMQRENTFWMSAAGEETNFMQYFMKPAALGNLWNTTPGAMIGITTPHYGLGYLDRTGNGGCFLGKDC